Proteins from one Podospora pseudoanserina strain CBS 124.78 chromosome 1, whole genome shotgun sequence genomic window:
- the ERG6_1 gene encoding Delta(24)-sterol C-methyltransferase (COG:H; EggNog:ENOG503NTY3): MVSANQIALEKEDHKRDAEFMKAMHGKSTEAKGGFAAMLSKDTEANKVAVDEYFKHFDNKTAENETDADREARTKEYATLTRHYYNLATDLYEYGWGQSFHFCRYSLGESFYQAIARHEHYLAMKIGIQAGDKVLDVGCGIGGPAREIAKFTDCHITGLNNNDYQIERATRYAVKEGLSGQLKYVKGDFMQMSFPDNSFDAVYAIEATVHAPKLVGVYSEIYRVLKPGGKFGVYEWLMTDKYDNNNLEHRDIRLAIEEGDGISNMVTISEGIQAMKDAGFNLLHHEDLAKRDDPIPWYWGIAGETKYMQSYFDLFTVLRMTKAGRRAVHVFTGFLEMVGLAPKGTKKTADALAKGADGLVAGAKKDLFTPMYLMIGQKPLN; this comes from the exons ATGGTTTCCGCCAACCAAATCGCCCTCGAGAAGGAGGACCACAAGCGCGATGCCGAGTTCATGAAGGCCATGCACGGCAAGTCCACCGAGGCCAAGGGTGGTTTCGCTGCCATGCTTTCCAAGGACACCGAGGCCAATAAGGTCGCCGTTGACGAGTACTTCAAGCACTTCGACAACAAGACCGCTGAGAACGAGACCGACGCCGACAGAGAG GCCCGCACCAAGGAGTACgcgactttgacgagacACTACTACAACCTGGCCACCGATTTGTATGAGTATGGCTGGGGCCAGTCCTTCCACTTCTGCCGCTACTCTCTCGGCGAGAGCTTCTACCAGGCCATTGCTCGTCACGAGCACTACCTCGCCATGAAGATCGGCATCCAGGCCGGTGACAAGGTTCTGGATGTTGGTTGCGGTATTGGCGGTCCCGCCAGAGAGATCGCCAAGTTTACCGACTGCCACATTACCggtctcaacaacaacgactACCAGATTGAGCGCGCCACCCGGTACGCCGTCAAGGAGGGGCTCTCTGGCCAGCTCAAATATGTCAAGGGTGATTTCATG CAAATGTCTTTCCCTGACAACTCCTTCGATGCCGTTTACGCTATCGAGGCCACCGTCCACGCCCCCAAGCTTGTTGGCGTCTATAGCGAAATCTACAGAGTGCTCAAGCCCGGCGGCAAGTTCGGTGTGTACGAGTGGTTGATGACCGACAAgtacgacaacaacaacctcgagCACAGGGATATCCGTCTCGCcatcgaggagggtgacggtATCTCCAACATGGTCACCATCTCCGAGGGCATCCAGGCCATGAAGGATGCTggcttcaacctcctccaccacgagGATCTTGCCAAGCGTGACGACCCTATCCCATGGTACTGGGGTATTGCTGGTGAGACCAAGTACATGCAGTCGTACTTTGATCTCTTCACCGTCCTCCGCATGACCAAGGCCGGTCGCCGTGCCGTGCACGTCTTCACCGGCTTCTTGGAGATGGTCGGTCTTGCGCCCAAGGGTACCAAGAAGACGGCCGATGCCCTCGCCAAGGGTGCCGATGGTCTCGTCGCCGGTGCCAAGAAGGACCTCTTCACCCCAATGTACCTCATGATCGGCCAGAAGCCTCTCAACTAA
- the SLT11 gene encoding Pre-mRNA-splicing factor slt11 (BUSCO:EOG09263BDA; EggNog:ENOG503NTXR; COG:A): MPPQIKQDLNRSGWESTDFPSVCENCLPTNPYVKMLKEDYGAECKLCTRPFTVFSWSGEGRAHGRKKRTNICLTCARLKNACQCCIMDLQFGLPIVIRDKALELIAPGPQSEINREYFAQNNEQAIQEGRAGVEAYEKTDEKARELLRRLAQSKPYFRKGKELDSEGNAVSGGPSGSGSATGGNPAVGAGLGGAGPIRTRDSRAAAAVGARPGGGKRGPIPANAPPPGPRDWMPPSDPTIMSLFVTGIEDDLPEYKIRDFFKSFGKIKSLVVSHMTHCAFVNYESREGAEQAAAECKGRAVIAGCPLRIRWSVPKAIGNMNREERGQMLRDGRSAFPEAKRKANPKAIEGGSGQEQGSSAHGQEQGGLLVAPPPGQDDVQYASLAGN, encoded by the coding sequence ATGCCACCACAAATCAAACAAGACCTGAACCGTTCTGGTTGGGAGTCCACCGACTTCCCCTCCGTGTGCGAAAACTGCCTGCCTACAAATCCCTACGTAAAGATGCTCAAAGAAGACTACGGCGCCGAATGCAAACTCTGTACGAGACCGTTCACCGTCTTCAGCTGGTCCGGCGAGGGCCGCGCCCACGGTCGCAAGAAGCGCACCAACATCTGCCTGACGTGCGCCCGCCTCAAAAACGCTTGCCAATGCTGCATCATGGACTTACAGTTTGGCCTACCTATCGTCATCAGAGATAAGGCACTCGAGCTCATCGCGCCGGGGCCCCAGAGCGAGATCAACAGGGAATATTTTGCGCAAAACAACGAGCAGGCCATCCAGGAAGGGAGAGCAGGGGTCGAGGCATACGAGAAGACTGATGAGAAAGCGAGAgagctgctgaggaggctAGCACAGAGCAAGCCCTACTTcaggaaagggaaagagtTGGATTCGGAGGGCAACGCAGTGTCCGGGGGGCCTtcggggagcgggagcgCGACGGGTGGAAATCCGGCCGTTGGAGCCGGGCTTGGCGGTGCTGGACCGATCCGAACACGAGATTCAAGAGCGGCAGCTGCCGTGGGAGCGAGACCAGgaggtgggaagaggggacCAATCCCTGCGAATGCCCCTCCACCTGGGCCCAGGGACTGGATGCCGCCTTCGGATCCGACCATCATGTCGCTCTTCGTCACCGGGATTGAGGACGACCTTCCCGAATACAAGATTCGGGACTTTTTTAAGTCCTTCGGAAAGATCAAATCCCTGGTGGTGTCGCATATGACCCACTGCGCTTTTGTCAACTACGAGTCTCGCGAAGGAGCCGAGCAAGCAGCGGCTGAGTGTAAGGGGCGCGCGGTGATTGCCGGCTGTCCTCTTCGAATCCGATGGAGCGTCCCGAAGGCTATTGGAAATATGAACAGGGAGGAGCGTGGACAGATGCTGCGCGATGGGCGATCTGCCTTCCCTGAGGCCAAGAGGAAGGCCAACCCAAAAGCTATTGAAGGAGGAAGTGGTCAAGAGCAGGGTTCCTCTGCTCATGGTCAAGAACAGGGTGGACTGCTTGTTGCGCCACCTCCAGGACAGGATGATGTTCAATATGCTAGTCTCGCTGGTAACTAG
- the MZM1 gene encoding Mitochondrial zinc maintenance protein 1, mitochondrial (EggNog:ENOG503P7DE; COG:C) has product MAAIQSYRNLLRAARIAFEGDTRMLTGARESIRNAFRDKATLPPSDPSIEPALKHADEVAAFLKANVVQGIKQEDNTYKLRIHEHTERGDNESIKFANKNPRVGVKCCSEI; this is encoded by the exons ATGGCCGCCATCCAGTCCTACAGAAACCTCCTGCGCGCCGCGAGGATTGCCTTTGAAG GCGATACTCGAATGCTTACCGGTGCCCGCGAGTCGATTCGTAATGCCTTCCGGGACAAGgccaccctccctccctcggACCCCTCGATCGAACCCGCTTTGAAGCATGCCGACGAGGTTGCCGCTTTCTTGAAGGCCAACGTTGTACAGGGTATCAAGCAGGAGGATAACACATACA AGCTCCGGATTCACGAACACACTGAAAGAGGCGACAACGAGTCTATCAAGTTTGCAAACAAGAACCCAAGGGTTGGGGTCAAGTGCTGCTCTGAGATATag
- the zuo1 gene encoding Zuotin (EggNog:ENOG503NVPA; COG:O; BUSCO:EOG092634M1) — MATPIVVPTPLLALPEGWAAEKDIKTVGKLSGATQRTLEPVGPYFLAHARRARHKRTFSEDDRIQAQERAKKVENDEDSEISEPEDPMMLARDAKDWKQQDHYKVLGLSKYRWKATEEQIKRAHRKKVLKHHPDKKAAAGRTDDDNFFKCIQKATEVLLDPTKRRQFDSVDEEADVEPPTKKQLQKGNFYKLWGNVFKSEARFSKIHPVPMLGDDKSTREEVENFYNFWYSFDSWRSFEYLDEDVPDDNENRDQKRHTERKNANARKKKKAEDNARLRKLLDDCSAGDERIKRFRQEANAAKNKKRLEREAAEKKAAEDAKAAKEAAEKAAKEAEEKAKADREANKKAKEAAKNAVKKNKRVLRGSVKDANYFAEGDASPATIDAVLGDVELIQGKIEPEEIAALASKLNGLKVADEIKSVWKAEAERLIGAGKIKDGEIKAFTA; from the exons ATGGCCACTCCCATCGTTGTACCAACccctctcctcgccctccctgAGGGCTGGGCTGCCGAGAAGGACATCAAGACCGTTGGCAAGCTCAGCGGTGCCACCCAGCGCACCCTCGAGCCCGTCGGTCCCTACTTCCTAGCCCATGCCCGCCGTGCCCGCCACAAGCGCACCTTCTCCGAGGATGACCGCATCCAGGCTCAAGAAAGGGCTAAGAAGGTCGAGAACGATGAGGATAGCGAGATCAGCGAGCCCGAGGATCCTATGATGCTCGCCCGTGATGCCAAGGACTGGAAG CAACAAGACCACTACAAGGTTCTCGGTCTCTCCAAGTACCGCTGGAAGGCTACCGAGGAGCAGATCAAGCGTGCCCACCGCAAGAAGGTCCTCAAGCACCACCCCGATaagaaggccgccgccggtcgcaccgacgacgacaacttCTTCAAGTGCATCCAGAAGGCCACCGAGGTTCTCCTCGACCCCACCAAGCGCCGCCAGTTCGACTCcgtcgacgaggaggccgatgTCGAGCCCCCCACCAAGAAGCAGCTGCAGAAGGGCAACTTCTACAAGCTCTGGGGCAACGTCTTCAAGTCTGAGGCCCGCTTCAGCAAGATCCACCCCGTTCCCATGCTTGGTGACGACAAGTCCACCAGGGAAGAGGTCGAGAACTTCTACAACTTCTGGTACAGCTTCGACTCCTGGAGGTCGTTCGAGTATCTCGACGAGGATGTTCCCGATGACAACGAAAACCGTGACCAAAAGCGCCACACCGAGCGCAAGAATGCCAATGcccgcaagaagaagaaggctgaggaCAACGCCCGTCTCCGCAAGCTTCTCGACGACTGCTCTGCTGGTGACGAGCGCATCAAGCGTTTCCGCCAGGAGGCTAATGCcgccaagaacaagaagcgTCTCGAGAGggaggctgctgagaagaaggctgctgaggatgctaaggctgccaaggaggctgctgagaaggcggctaaggaggccgaggagaaagcCAAGGCTGACCGtgaggccaacaagaaggccaaggaagcGGCCAAGAACGccgtcaagaagaacaagcgCGTTCTCCGTGGCTCAGTCAAGGACGCCAACTACTTTGCCGAGGGTGATGCTTCTCCTGCCACTATCGATGCCGTCCTCGGTGACGTCGAGCTCATCCAGGGCAAGATTGAGCCTGAGGAAATTGCCGCTCTTGCTAGCAAGCTCAACGGCCTGAAGGTTGCTGATGAGATAAAGAGTGTCTggaaggccgaggccgagaggCTCATTGGTGCTGGCAAGATCAAGGATGGCGAGATCAAGGCTTTCACTGCCTAG